The following proteins are co-located in the Flectobacillus major DSM 103 genome:
- a CDS encoding DUF3857 domain-containing protein has protein sequence MMMKYLLIVVAFCMGLSANAQWGVSNIPSALLENAHAVVQISETTLSIKNAGMGIRKKHIVVTILDEQGMDEGTLVVAYDKLTKVNRLEGILYSASGEKLRKLKKEEIQDLGNISETNLFDDLRYKLAQFKYADFPFTVEYSYEVTDKNLAIYEHWFPHANAAELAIQKNTLAIEVPYNLPLRYKELNGIAAAQISKQAETTIYTWSVSNLKVHEGEDFTPNWAKKGPGVMASPSVFEMEGYRGDYTTWQNVGVFDNLLNQNRDQLSPSIVAEIQVFTAAEATKEGKVRKVYEYLQQKTRYISIQLGIGGLQPFAAQYVADKGYGDCKALSNYTKALLKTIGIESYYASIRAGHHEPDILVDFPSQQFNHVILCVPMSSDTIWLECTSQTNPFGYLSNFTSNRHTLLATPKGGVLVKTPALTASNNTANRKATIKLDATGTARATLDISFSGALQDIFAEIMELNNTEKQIEYLPKYLALPSASLEKLNWQREKSKVPKVQLTCEANLKRIATASGSRLFVTPDIFLSEDFIPKNTGVARTNPIELFDTFTHHDEVTIMLPTHQAVEVLPPTQTFQSKFGTFTVKYTLKDNKLIYTRHFVRNNGIFEAKDYQELTDFYKKIAKADKSQLVLKL, from the coding sequence ATGATGATGAAATACCTATTAATAGTAGTTGCTTTTTGCATGGGATTATCTGCCAATGCACAGTGGGGTGTTAGTAATATACCATCAGCCTTATTAGAAAACGCTCATGCGGTTGTCCAAATTAGCGAAACTACCCTGTCGATTAAAAACGCAGGGATGGGAATTCGCAAAAAACATATAGTAGTGACTATTTTAGATGAACAAGGCATGGACGAAGGTACATTGGTGGTTGCCTACGATAAGCTTACCAAAGTAAATCGCCTGGAAGGTATATTGTACAGCGCTTCAGGCGAAAAACTCAGAAAACTTAAAAAAGAAGAAATTCAAGACTTAGGAAATATTAGCGAAACCAATTTATTTGATGATTTAAGGTACAAGCTAGCTCAGTTCAAATATGCCGATTTCCCCTTTACTGTTGAATATTCGTACGAAGTTACCGACAAAAATTTGGCTATTTATGAACACTGGTTTCCTCATGCCAATGCCGCAGAATTAGCGATTCAGAAAAATACCTTAGCCATAGAAGTTCCCTATAATCTACCTTTGCGTTACAAAGAACTGAATGGGATTGCGGCAGCTCAAATCAGTAAGCAAGCCGAAACAACGATCTATACGTGGTCGGTAAGTAACTTGAAAGTGCATGAAGGCGAGGATTTTACCCCTAATTGGGCCAAAAAAGGGCCTGGAGTTATGGCATCGCCAAGTGTTTTTGAAATGGAAGGCTATAGGGGCGACTATACCACATGGCAGAATGTCGGGGTATTTGATAATCTATTAAACCAAAACCGTGACCAGTTATCGCCAAGTATTGTTGCTGAAATTCAGGTATTTACTGCTGCCGAAGCTACTAAAGAGGGCAAGGTCAGAAAGGTGTATGAATACCTTCAGCAAAAAACACGTTATATCAGTATTCAGTTGGGAATAGGAGGGTTACAACCTTTTGCGGCTCAGTATGTAGCCGACAAAGGGTACGGCGACTGCAAGGCTTTGAGCAACTATACCAAAGCTCTCCTCAAAACGATTGGTATAGAATCGTACTATGCGTCGATTCGGGCAGGGCATCACGAACCCGATATTTTAGTGGATTTTCCTTCTCAGCAATTTAACCATGTTATATTGTGTGTGCCTATGTCGTCCGATACGATTTGGCTAGAATGTACCTCACAAACTAATCCTTTTGGGTATCTCTCTAACTTTACGAGTAATCGACATACATTATTGGCAACACCCAAAGGTGGTGTTTTGGTAAAAACGCCTGCACTGACTGCCTCTAATAATACTGCTAACAGAAAAGCTACGATTAAACTAGATGCCACAGGAACAGCTAGAGCTACTTTAGATATTTCGTTTTCGGGAGCATTACAAGATATTTTTGCCGAAATAATGGAACTCAATAACACCGAAAAGCAAATAGAATATCTACCCAAATATTTGGCTTTGCCCAGTGCTAGCTTAGAGAAGCTTAATTGGCAACGAGAAAAAAGTAAAGTACCGAAGGTTCAACTTACTTGCGAGGCCAATTTAAAAAGAATAGCCACAGCAAGTGGCTCAAGGTTATTTGTTACGCCTGATATTTTTTTAAGTGAAGATTTTATCCCTAAAAATACAGGAGTTGCTAGAACTAACCCTATCGAGCTATTTGATACTTTTACCCATCACGACGAAGTTACTATTATGTTGCCTACTCATCAGGCTGTAGAAGTCTTGCCTCCTACACAAACGTTCCAATCTAAATTTGGGACATTTACTGTTAAATATACATTGAAGGATAACAAGCTGATTTATACTCGCCATTTTGTAAGAAATAATGGCATATTTGAAGCTAAAGATTACCAAGAACTTACAGATTTTTATAAGAAAATTGCAAAGGCCGATAAAAGCCAGTTGGTATTGAAGTTATAA
- a CDS encoding DUF3857 domain-containing protein, with translation MKSILLIVFIFISQIVLAQDLPTFPLVTAQELQAKVYAKDSTAEAYIINDYGSGAVYEGAEGYQVSYRYCMRIKILKKSAYKRSTVTVYLYGRNSDTRYESIEDVKGKTYNWENEQIVTEELAEKDVFHAKRSDSYEKVTFTLPQVKEGSIIEYSYTIHSPYPFKPKDCVLQTDIPTVQSEYKFSYPNNFSYRIITQATQGFFATETYEERNQHHNYHWIMNNIPAQKEENFVANIDDYRRMIHFELVEYILGGMSKPKSFSKTWEVLDNDMLQDDNFGATIKKIGAFNETTELLKGQKLDTLSLAKEVFRFVQQNFTWNGEKSLYTSSALKQVFENKRGNSSDLNLLLIALLRQVGVEANPVILSTREHGLIWKDYPMITRFNYAIVYVNIQGKSVFLDATSKILNWGMLPAYCMSYEGRLLVPRHSRWVFITTPEKSIELVDIKMQLAKDGLVKGTMVLSGNGYHGVALREKMGILGKEKLSKELLEKQPQWTNTQIDFEGFENNNQGQMPKIVINTQISDAFNQVADKVYLLPFLQEGLKITPLSSPERTFPVDFTYSQEEIISCKFELGNDYTIEELPKGMHIALPNDGGRFFYSATVDDSNVLIVASRIQLRRAFYAVEEYQALRKFYEQIVQKHGEMVVLKRK, from the coding sequence ATGAAAAGCATATTACTAATTGTTTTTATCTTTATTTCACAAATCGTACTAGCTCAAGACCTACCAACATTTCCGTTGGTTACAGCACAAGAGCTTCAAGCAAAAGTATATGCCAAAGATTCTACGGCCGAGGCTTATATAATCAATGATTATGGCTCTGGGGCTGTCTACGAAGGTGCTGAAGGCTATCAGGTTTCGTATAGGTATTGTATGCGAATAAAAATTCTCAAAAAATCTGCCTACAAAAGAAGTACAGTGACGGTGTATCTTTATGGACGAAATAGCGACACCCGTTATGAAAGTATCGAGGATGTTAAGGGTAAAACATACAACTGGGAGAACGAACAGATAGTAACAGAGGAGTTAGCAGAAAAGGATGTGTTTCATGCCAAAAGAAGTGATTCCTATGAAAAAGTAACCTTTACTTTGCCACAAGTAAAAGAAGGTTCAATTATCGAATATTCTTATACGATACATTCACCGTATCCGTTCAAACCCAAAGATTGTGTTTTGCAAACAGATATTCCTACGGTTCAAAGCGAATATAAATTTAGTTATCCTAATAATTTTTCTTATCGAATTATTACACAAGCTACCCAAGGTTTTTTTGCTACAGAAACTTACGAAGAGCGTAATCAACATCATAATTATCACTGGATTATGAACAATATTCCTGCTCAAAAGGAAGAAAATTTTGTAGCCAATATTGATGACTACCGACGTATGATTCATTTTGAATTAGTTGAGTATATTTTGGGAGGGATGTCTAAGCCTAAGTCGTTTTCAAAAACTTGGGAGGTTTTAGACAACGATATGCTACAGGACGACAATTTTGGGGCAACCATTAAAAAAATAGGAGCTTTTAACGAAACTACCGAATTACTGAAAGGCCAAAAGCTAGATACACTAAGCTTGGCCAAAGAGGTATTTCGTTTTGTACAGCAAAATTTTACATGGAATGGCGAGAAAAGCCTTTATACAAGTTCGGCGTTGAAACAAGTTTTTGAGAATAAAAGAGGCAATAGCTCTGACCTAAATTTATTGTTAATAGCACTGCTTCGACAAGTAGGAGTAGAGGCCAACCCCGTTATACTAAGTACTCGCGAACACGGCCTTATCTGGAAAGACTACCCCATGATTACTCGCTTTAATTATGCCATTGTTTACGTCAATATACAGGGTAAAAGTGTTTTCTTGGATGCTACCAGTAAAATACTAAACTGGGGTATGTTGCCTGCTTATTGTATGAGTTATGAGGGGCGACTTCTGGTTCCTAGGCATTCCCGTTGGGTTTTTATTACTACTCCTGAAAAAAGTATTGAATTAGTAGACATAAAAATGCAGCTAGCCAAAGATGGCTTGGTAAAAGGAACTATGGTATTGTCGGGTAATGGCTATCATGGAGTTGCTCTTCGTGAAAAAATGGGGATTCTTGGAAAAGAAAAACTCTCGAAAGAATTGTTAGAAAAACAACCTCAGTGGACTAATACCCAAATTGATTTTGAAGGGTTTGAGAATAATAATCAAGGCCAAATGCCCAAAATTGTAATTAATACCCAAATCAGTGACGCTTTTAACCAAGTAGCAGATAAAGTTTATTTGTTACCCTTTTTACAAGAAGGGCTCAAAATCACCCCTTTGAGTAGCCCCGAACGTACTTTTCCTGTAGATTTTACGTATTCGCAAGAAGAGATTATTTCGTGCAAATTTGAATTAGGTAACGATTATACCATAGAAGAACTGCCCAAAGGTATGCACATTGCCTTACCCAACGATGGCGGTCGTTTCTTCTATTCGGCTACTGTCGACGACAGCAACGTGCTGATTGTAGCTAGCCGTATTCAGTTGAGAAGGGCCTTTTATGCTGTTGAAGAATACCAAGCTTTGCGTAAGTTCTACGAGCAGATTGTGCAAAAGCATGGCGAAATGGTTGTTTTAAAAAGAAAATAA